The Novibacillus thermophilus genome segment TCCGTGTTAAAAGCCGGGATGAGCTGGGGCAGTTGGCCCGGGCCCTCCACCACATGTCGATCAGTTTAGAGCGCCAGCTGGACGCGATCCGCGAAAGTGAGCAGCGGTTGAAGAGTGTCATCGAGACGATGCCGAGCGGTCTGTTGCTCATCGACCCCGAAGGGACGATTGTGCTCGTCAACCCGGCGATTGAGGAGATGCTCGGGTTCAAATCGGCGGAGCTTACAGGGAAACCGTACGCCCATTTTGCCCACGTGTACGATTTGGAGCAGTTGATCAAAAGGTGTACACAGTCTCGGTCCAACGTGCGCGAGGAACTCCACCTCTATTTCCCGAAGGAGCGCATACTGGAAGCGAGTCTGTCGCCGGTCGTGGATGATGCAGAGCGCATTGTGGGGATCGTCGTCGTCCTCCACGACATGACGGCAATCCGCCGCCTGGAGAAAATGCGCAGTGAATTTGTGGCCAACGTCTCCCACGAAATCAAGACGCCCGTTACAGCGATCATTGGATTTACCGAGACGCTGTTGGACGGGGCGTTGGAAGACAGGGCGACGAGCCGCTCTTTTTTGGAAATTATTCAAGAGGAGAGCCGTCGATTACACCGCTTAATCGGCGACATCCTCGATTTGTCCAACATCGAATCGCGGGAACTGTCACTCAACATTGAGACTGTGGACATCAGTCACCTCGTGCGCACGACAGCGGAAACGTTGATGTCGCAAGTGGATGAGAAGGACCTGTCCCTCCACCTGCACCTCCCGGCAGAACTGAAAGCGGACGGGGACAAAGATCGCCTTCGGCAGATTGTGGTCAATTTGCTGTCGAATGCCATCGCCTACACACCGCGAGGCGGGAGTATTGACGTCACAGTGGCGGCAGAAGGCGAGCGGTGGAGGCTGGAAGTCGAGGACACTGGCATCGGCATTCCTGAAGACGACTTGCCACGCATTTTTGAGCGGTTTTACCGCGTCGACAGAGCGCGTTCCCGCGAATCGGGAGGGACCGGGCTCGGGTTGGCCATTGTCAAGCATTTGGTGGACGTCCTCGGCGGCTCCATTGACGTCGAGAGCAAAGTCGGTGCAGGGTCCACGTTTACGATTACGTTCCCCTACAAGAAGGAACCCACTGGTGATCGTTAAGACACCGAGTGGGTTCTTCTCTTTATACAACTTTACAATCTCTTAACATTTCATTAATCCTCAGACAACACTCCCTCACTATAGTGAAAGCTGTGGAAGGCAGAACACAACTCTATTTGGAGTAGGGAGGACGAATCGGTTGAACAGACAGAAAGTATTGGTCGTGTTGGGAATTTTCGTCTTAAGTCTCAGCCTTCTAGCTGCTTGCAGTCAGAGTAGCGGCACGGAAGACGGCGGTGCGTCCGAAGAAAACAGTGAACCGTCCGAAGAAAGCAGTGGAGCTGCTGGAGAAGAAGGTGAAGAGCTAACGGGGACCGTCGTCATTAACGGGTCTAGTACGGTTTACCCGGTCGGCATGATTGCGGCCGAACAGTTTATGGCGGAACATCCGGGGGTCAACGTGACAGTTGGCGATGCCGGGTCGGGTGCCGGGTTTGAAATGTATGCCGCCGGCGAGATAGACTTCTCAGAAGCGTCCCGTCCGATCAAGCCGGAAGAAAAAGAAGCGATTAAGGAAGCGGGTATGACACCCGTCGAGTACACGCTCGGCTATGACGGCATCACGGTCGTCGTCAACGCAGAGAACGACTTCGTCGATCATTTGACAGTGGAAGAGTTGAAGAAGATATGGAGCGCCGACAGTGACGTTCAGACGTGGGCCGATGTGCGTGACGGTTGGCCTGAAGAGGAGATCGTCCTCTACGGTCCGGGAACGGAATCCGGTACGTACGACTTCTTCATCGAAGCGATCATCGGGGAAGAAGAAGGGGCGGCTTTGCGCTCTGACTACACGGCGAATGCCGACGACAATATTTTGGTTCAAGGTGTTGCCGGTGACCCGTACAGTCTCGGGTTTTTCGGATACGCCTACTACGCAGAGAATCAGGACCAGTTAAAAGCGGTCCCCATCGATAACGGTGACGGACCGGTGGAACCGTCCATCGAGACCATTTCTGACGAAAGTTACACCCCCCTGTCCCGTCCGCTGTTCATTTACCCGAACAGTGAGAAAATGAAGGAAAATCCTGCCCTGAAACCTTTTGTACAGTTTTACCTGGAAAATGCCAAACAGTTTGTGGAAGAAGCGGGCTACGCGCCGCTAGACGATGCCCATTACG includes the following:
- a CDS encoding PstS family phosphate ABC transporter substrate-binding protein, yielding MNRQKVLVVLGIFVLSLSLLAACSQSSGTEDGGASEENSEPSEESSGAAGEEGEELTGTVVINGSSTVYPVGMIAAEQFMAEHPGVNVTVGDAGSGAGFEMYAAGEIDFSEASRPIKPEEKEAIKEAGMTPVEYTLGYDGITVVVNAENDFVDHLTVEELKKIWSADSDVQTWADVRDGWPEEEIVLYGPGTESGTYDFFIEAIIGEEEGAALRSDYTANADDNILVQGVAGDPYSLGFFGYAYYAENQDQLKAVPIDNGDGPVEPSIETISDESYTPLSRPLFIYPNSEKMKENPALKPFVQFYLENAKQFVEEAGYAPLDDAHYEELLQKFEEAHVDV
- the pnpS gene encoding two-component system histidine kinase PnpS, which produces MRKFRNRLTLVFVLLIGLSVGVLGVFVSHLIEQSYVDWLSERLTKETRLLADTVEWREDVATMDRLAETYSASLDVRITFIAADGTVVGDSESDPTTMENHADRPEVGQALDASVDVGESVRYSATVEEELMYIALPVVRDGETVGVVRAAMSLEAINDSIRSIWMSLFVGLLLLLLAAAFVSSSLARGITRPIEDMTRFARGITRGDFARDPVRVKSRDELGQLARALHHMSISLERQLDAIRESEQRLKSVIETMPSGLLLIDPEGTIVLVNPAIEEMLGFKSAELTGKPYAHFAHVYDLEQLIKRCTQSRSNVREELHLYFPKERILEASLSPVVDDAERIVGIVVVLHDMTAIRRLEKMRSEFVANVSHEIKTPVTAIIGFTETLLDGALEDRATSRSFLEIIQEESRRLHRLIGDILDLSNIESRELSLNIETVDISHLVRTTAETLMSQVDEKDLSLHLHLPAELKADGDKDRLRQIVVNLLSNAIAYTPRGGSIDVTVAAEGERWRLEVEDTGIGIPEDDLPRIFERFYRVDRARSRESGGTGLGLAIVKHLVDVLGGSIDVESKVGAGSTFTITFPYKKEPTGDR